Genomic DNA from Candidatus Kapaibacterium sp.:
CGGCTCATCACGAATGGCGGCGGAGTCAATCCCATGGCCGCTGCTGAGGAGTTAGTCAAGATCGCCCATTCCGTAGGGCTACGGCAGCTCCGCATCGGTGTCGTCCTCGGCGACGATTTGATGCCCCGCATTGACGAGCTCTTGGCTGCTGGCTATGAATTCCGTCACTTGGAGACGGGACAGCCCTTGCGCGAAATTCGGGACCGTCTCTTAAGCGCCAATGCCTACTTCGGGGCCTTCCCCATTGTTGAAGCCCTGCGCCAAGGAGCTCAAGTGGTCGTCACTGGACGCACCACCGACACTGGCATTACCCTGGCACCGATGATCTACGAGTTCGGCTGGAAGGAGGATGACTATGACCTCCTCGCCGCCGGTGTCGTAGCAGGACACATCTTAGAGTGCGGGGCTCAGGCGAGCGGAGGGAACTTCTTGGGAGACTGGACATCCTTGGACCTCGTGGAACCGGGCTTTCCAATCGTGGAAGCGTACCCTGATGGGAGCTTCATCGTTACGAAGCACGAAGGAACCGGTGGAGCCGTCACCCGTGAGACCGTTGCTGAGCAGCTCCTCTACGAGATCGCGGATCCGCGTGAGTACATCACACCTGAGTGTATCGCGGACTTTACCACAATCCGGTTAGAAGACTTAGGCAATAACCGCGTCCGCGTCTTTGGAATCAAAGGGCGTCCACCAACACCCTTCTACAAGGTCTCTGCTAGCTACGCTGCTGGCTACATGGCTGTGGGAACCTTGGTGTACTCTGCCCCTGGAGCGCTCCAACGGGCACAGGCTGCCGACGCCATCCTCCGCGAACGATTGCGCCGCTTGGGACTTCAGTTTG
This window encodes:
- a CDS encoding DUF1446 domain-containing protein, with the translated sequence MRSPIRIASGQGFWGDWLLAPLLQVTRGPIDYLVMDYLAEVTMSILQKQRQRDPRLGYARDLLTVFRDIAPYLVERNIRLITNGGGVNPMAAAEELVKIAHSVGLRQLRIGVVLGDDLMPRIDELLAAGYEFRHLETGQPLREIRDRLLSANAYFGAFPIVEALRQGAQVVVTGRTTDTGITLAPMIYEFGWKEDDYDLLAAGVVAGHILECGAQASGGNFLGDWTSLDLVEPGFPIVEAYPDGSFIVTKHEGTGGAVTRETVAEQLLYEIADPREYITPECIADFTTIRLEDLGNNRVRVFGIKGRPPTPFYKVSASYAAGYMAVGTLVYSAPGALQRAQAADAILRERLRRLGLQFEEIRTEFVGYNACHGPLAKPIEPNEVMLRIAVRSPDYAAVDRFTRELAPLILTGPPGVTGFSGGRPKPSEVVAYFPTLIPKELVHHEVRILEL